A window from Salvia miltiorrhiza cultivar Shanhuang (shh) chromosome 2, IMPLAD_Smil_shh, whole genome shotgun sequence encodes these proteins:
- the LOC131012109 gene encoding serine/threonine-protein kinase WAG1-like, with the protein MDQEESIYSYYLAADSDLDLSFTSVTTATTDRTLSARSSLARSSLTLSFNESRLSTASTTSTAVPNVHHRPHRRHDNPNWAAVNAATTLSADGALHLRHLKLLKLVGAGNLGRVFLCRLRDYEHANFALKVVDRDSLSSKKISHVQTEAQILSSLDHPFLPTLYAHIEVSHYICLLMDYCPNGDLHALLRKQPYNRLSLQAVRFFAAEVLLALEYLHAQGIVYRDLKPENILIREDGHIMLSDFDLCFNSDISPKLESRRQSKVHSGCFTHRQREEQVTEFVAEPTTAFSKSCVGTHEYLAPELVSGNGHGNGVDWWAFGVLIYELLHGTTPFKGASKESTLRNIASTRGVRFHVAEGEREEPGMADARDLIEKLLVKDPRRRLGCARGATDIKRHPFFDGIKWPLIRTYRPPEIRGLAVKRTKSKTHVSGASSPRRRRCFWKKLRNLMRIKRSKYRLNCNSNYYSYVDYDVTKSA; encoded by the coding sequence ATGGATCAAGAAGAGTCCATCTACAGCTACTACTTAGCAGCAGACTCCGATTTAGACCTGAGCTTCACCTCCGTCACCACCGCCACCACCGACCGCACCCTCTCCGCCCGCAGCAGCTTAGCCCGGAGCAGCCTCACCCTCAGCTTCAACGAGTCCCGCCtctccaccgcctccaccaCCTCCACAGCCGTCCCCAACGTCCACCACCGCCCCCACCGCCGCCACGACAACCCCAACTGGGCGGCCGTGAACGCCGCCACGACGCTATCCGCCGACGGCGCCCTCCACCTCCGGCACCTGAAGCTCCTGAAGCTGGTGGGCGCCGGGAACCTCGGGCGCGTGTTCCTCTGCCGCCTCCGCGACTACGAGCACGCCAACTTCGCCCTGAAAGTGGTGGACCGCGATTCTCTGAGCTCGAAGAAGATCTCTCACGTGCAAACGGAGGCGCAGATCCTCTCCTCCCTCGACCACCCGTTTCTCCCGACGCTTTACGCTCACATAGAGGTGTCGCATTACATCTGCCTTCTCATGGACTACTGCCCTAACGGAGATCTCCATGCCTTGCTCCGCAAACAGCCCTACAACCGGCTATCCCTTCAGGCGGTCAGATTCTTCGCCGCCGAGGTTCTCCTTGCTCTCGAGTACCTCCACGCGCAGGGCATCGTCTACCGCGATCTCAAGCCCGAAAACATCTTAATCCGTGAAGACGGCCACATCATGCTCTCAGACTTCGATTTGTGTTTCAACTCCGACATCTCGCCCAAATTGGAAAGCCGGCGGCAGAGCAAGGTGCATTCCGGTTGCTTCACTCACCGGCAACGGGAGGAGCAGGTCACGGAATTCGTGGCCGAGCCAACGACGGCCTTTTCGAAGTCGTGCGTGGGGACGCACGAGTATCTAGCGCCGGAGCTGGTCAGCGGCAACGGCCACGGCAACGGCGTGGACTGGTGGGCCTTCGGCGTGCTTATATACGAGCTGCTGCACGGGACGACGCCGTTTAAAGGAGCCAGCAAGGAGTCCACCCTGCGCAATATAGCATCCACGAGAGGGGTGAGGTTCCACGTGGCGGAAGGGGAGAGGGAGGAGCCCGGGATGGCCGACGCCAGAGATTTGATCGAGAAATTGTTGGTCAAGGACCCCAGGAGGCGGCTAGGCTGCGCCAGGGGGGCCACGGATATTAAACGCCACCCCTTTTTTGACGGAATTAAGTGGCCCTTGATCCGGACGTACCGGCCGCCGGAGATCCGCGGCCTCGCCGTTAAACGGACCAAGAGCAAGACGCACGTCAGCGGAGCTTCGTCGCCAAGGCGGCGGCGATGCTTCTGGAAGAAGCTGAGGAATTTAATGAGGATTAAGAGGTCTAAGTATAGATTAAACTGCAATTCCAACTATTACTCGTACGTTGATTACGACGTTACGAAATCTGCTTGA
- the LOC131008340 gene encoding uncharacterized protein LOC131008340, with amino-acid sequence MGRWEEGSWVWKFEWRRELFDREKEMFDILTAFISEFDLCPDKEDGWIWKATKDGVFSTKSAYEVLAAARNEPSPLSMFKEELAQVWKTPAPHKAKVTAWRCLRNRLATCNNLVKRNVTLGIEETWCNACVTSVETAEHLFLHCPKVEIVWDKLQQWIDRKTVRPQGIPQHFTSFFCATKGKNNRRFLMAVWVCTIWLIWKKRNDSRFEGKAWDIEKLIIEIKGRLWSWNKIFKIVDSNIPFSTWCSRGFSLPFLY; translated from the coding sequence ATGGGAAGATGGGAGGAAGGAAGTTGGGTTTGGAAGTTTGAATGGAGAAGGGAGTTGTTTgatagagagaaagaaatgTTTGATATACTAACTGCTTTCATTTCAGAATTTGATCTCTGCCCAGATAAGGAGGATGGCTGGATTTGGAAGGCGACAAAGGACGGGGTTTTTTCAACCAAGTCGGCGTATGAAGTTTTAGCAGCGGCCAGGAACGAACCATCTCCGTTGTCCATGTTTAAAGAAGAGTTAGCTCAAGTTTGGAAGACACCGGCACCACACAAGGCAAAGGTGACCGCATGGAGATGCTTACGAAATAGGTTGGCGACTTGCAATAACCTTGTCAAGAGGAATGTTACACTTGGGATTGAGGAGACTTGGTGTAATGCTTGCGTTACAAGTGTTGAAACAGCGGAGCATCTGTTCTTACATTGCCCAAAGGTGGAGATAGTGTGGGATAAATTACAGCAGTGGATTGATCGCAAAACTGTGAGGCCACAAGGTATTCCTCAACACTTCACCTCGTTTTTCTGTGCTACAAAAGGAAAGAACAACAGGAGATTTCTTATGGCAGTGTGGGTTTGCACAATTTGGCTGAtttggaaaaaaagaaatgacAGCAGGTTCGAAGGaaaggcttgggatattgagaAGTTAATCATTGAAATCAAAGGAAGACTTTGGAGCTGGAATAAGATATTCAAAATTGTAGACTCGAACATTCCTTTCTCCACGTGGTGTTCCCGTGGATTCTCGCTCCCATTCTTGTACTAA